A region of the Kiloniellales bacterium genome:
GCCGAACAGCGGCACGGTCTATCTGAACGGCGAGCGGATCGACCAATTGCAGCCCTATGAGGTGGCGCGCGCCGGCCTGGGGCGGACCTTCCAGGTAACCCGGTCGTTTCGCCGCATGACGGTCCTCGAGAACCTGGAGGTGCCGGCGCTCGCGGTCGGCCAGACCCAGGGCAAGGCGGCGATCCGCGACAAGGCCATGTCGGTGCT
Encoded here:
- a CDS encoding ATP-binding cassette domain-containing protein yields the protein MIKLQVSGLNKRFGGLHVLKGVTFEVEGPELIGLIGPNGAGKTTLTNVLDGAIKPNSGTVYLNGERIDQLQPYEVARAGLGRTFQVTRSFRRMTVLENLEVPALAVGQTQGKAAIRDKAMSVL